The Paenibacillus sp. FSL R7-0345 DNA segment TTGCGCGCCCCCGGCGTAGCCAGGGCCGCAGTGCTGCCGGCCGCGCCTTCGGGAGCGGCCGGAGCCGGTGCAGCGGCAGCAGGTGCCTGCGCCGCCGCAGATGCAGCGCTGCCCTCGCTTGCGCTGCCGCTTTCACCAGCGCTGCTGGCGCCAGCTGCGCCAATCACGCCGATCGCTTCGCCGACGGCTACGTTCTCCCCGGCCTGGCGCAGGATGACGGAGATTACGCCATCTTCCTCGGCGCTGATCTCCAAGTTCACCTTGTCGGTTTCAAGCTCAGCCAGCACATCGCCCTGACCGACAGTGTCTCCTTCTTTTACCAGCCACTTGTATATCGTTCCTTCGGAAATAGACTCGCCCAGATCGGGTACTTTAATTTCGGACACAGGCCGTTACCTCCCCAAACTTAATAGTTTACATTATCACGATACCGTCATCCGATCAGGAGGACGGTACAGGCGCTTGTACTTGCGAGTTCGATTTCAGGGCTTCTGTAACGATGCGACGCTGCTCGAAGGTGTGGACATCTGCATATCCGCTGGCCGGGCTGGACCGTTCCGGACGGCCGATATACCGTACATTGACCTGCTGAGGCGAGATATCGCGCAGCCGTGGCTCGGCGAAGCTCCAGCCGCCCATATTCTTCGGCTCCTCCTGTACCCAGACAATCTCCTCCAGGGAGGTCAGGCTGTTCAGGTGTGCCGCAAGCTCGGCCTGCGGGAACGGATAGAGCTGCTCCAGACGGAGGATGTGCAGCCAGGAATAGTCGCGGCCGCCAGCCGCTTCCAGCTCGGTCTGCAGATCGATCGCTACCTTGCCGCTGCAGACAACCAGCCGCTTCACTTCAGCCGGCTTGCTGCCCAGCAGCGGTTCCGGAAGGACGGCCTGGAAGCTGCCGGAGGCAAGCTCCGCTCCCGGAGACGTGCTGCGGGTGTTGCGGATCAGGCTCTTGGGAGCCATAATCACCAGCGGCCGGGCATCCGGCTGTCCGCACATGGCGGCCTGGCGGCGCAGCAGATGGAAGTACTGTGAGGCACTTGATAAGTTCGCTACTGTCCAGTTCTCTTCAGCTGACAGCTGAAGATACCGCTCCAGCCGGGCGCTGGAGTGCTCCGGCCCCTGGCCTTCGTAGCCGTGCGGCAGAAGAATCGCCAGATTGCTGCGCTGTGTCCATTTGGCCCGTCCGGCAGAGATGAACTGGTCGATGATGACCTGGGCGGCATTGGCAAAATCACCATACTGTGCTTCCCAGATTACAAAGGTTTCCGGTGCGAACACATTATAGCCGTACTCATATCCGAGCACTGACGCTTCTGACAGCGGGCTGTTGTATACCCCGAAGGAAGCGTTAGAGGATCTCAGCTGATGCAGCGGGGAGTGCAGTGCTCCGGTCTCGCTGTCATGCAGCACCAGATGGCGGTGGGCAAAGGTGCCGCGCTGCGAATCCTGGCCGCTGAGCCGGATCGGCGTGCCGTCCTTCAGAATCGACGCGAAGGCCAGCGTTTCGGCCAGGGCCCAGTCGACCCGTTCCCCGTCTTCCAGCGCATCCTTACGGCGCTGAAGAATCCGTTCCAGCTTAGGGTATACCTTGAACCCGGCAGGTGCAGTCAGCAGATCCTGATTGATCTCTTTCAGCGTGCTGAGCGGAACCGCTGTCGGGCGCTGAGCCTTGGATTCAGCCTCAAGCACAACCGATGTTCTGGCCCCGCCATTTTTATGCTTGGCTTCCTTCATGGATTCAAAGGCCGCCTGCAGCACACCTTCTGATTCAGTGCTCATGCGCTGTACTTCTTCCGCTGTAAGGATCTTCTCGTCCTGCAGCCGCTGGGCATACAGCCTGTATACCGTCGGATGGTTGCGGACTTTGCCGTAAACAACCGGCTGGGTTGTCTCCGGATCATCCATTTCATTATGGCCGTGACGGCGGTAGCCGATCAGATCTATGACAAAATCCTTCTTGAACAAATTGCGGTAAGCACTCGCCAGCCGGACAGCCGAAATGCAGGCCTCCGGATCATCGGCATTCACATGCACAATCGGGATTTCATAGCCTTTGGCCAGGTCGCTGGCATAATGGGTGGATCTGGAATCTTCGCTTTCTGTGGTGAAGCCAATGCGGTTATTGACGATAATATGCACGGTTCCGCCATTCTGATAACCCTTTAATTTGCCGATATTGAGTGTTTCCGCAACAATGCCCTCGCCGGGAAAAGCAGCGTCGCCGTGCATCAGCACAGCCATAGCCTTGCTGGTATCCAGCTTCGGCAGGCCCGGTGTGCTCCGGTCCTCCTGCGCAGCCCGGGTAAAGCCCTCGACGACCGGATTAACAAACTCCAGGTGACTCGGGTTGTTGGCCAGTGTAATGCGTGTGCGTACCGTTTCTCCCTGCCGTACAGCGCGGTCAGCACCGAGATGGTATTTGACATCCCCGGTCCAGCCGTAGTTGATGCCCATCGAGCCCTCGGAAGGGAACAGCTCTTTATTCGGAGAATGATGGAACTCTGAGAAAATAATATCATAAGGCTTGCCCAGAATGTGAGCCAGTACATTAAGCCGTCCGCGGTGCGCCATCCCCATGAGAATATGCTCCGCACCGTCATGTGCGGCAGCGCGGACGATTTCATCCAGCATCGGTACCAGGGCATCGTTGCCTTCGAGGCTGAAACGCTTCTGGCCGACAAAGGTTTTGTGCAGGAAGGTCTCGAACTGTTCTACCTGGATCAGCCGTTGCAGCAGCTCTTTGCGCTCATTGTTGTTCAGCGGCGCGGGGGAGCTCAGCGATTCTGCCTGGCTGTTAAGCCAGCGCAGCTCCTTCTCGTCATGCACATGCCCGAACTCATAGGCAGTTGTCTGGGTGTAAGCCTGAAGCATCCGCTGAACAGCGTCCCAGGCGGTTTTGACATCACTCGGTGCATTCTCCCAGATCAGCGAAGCTGGCATAGCCATAAGATCCTCGCGGGTGAGATCATAGGTCCGGAAATCAAGCCATTGGGCCATCGGGTTCTCCCCGCGGTCAAGCGGATCGATATTGGCGGCACGGTGGCCGTGTATACGAATGTTGGCGATCAGCTTGGAGGCTCTTACTGCCTTTTTCAGCCACTCGGCATCTCCGGTTACAGCAGGCAGCGGGGCCTGTTCCGGTAACGGTGCCATCGGGGGAGGGCCGGATGCAGCAAAAAGATCGCGGTAATTAGGTTCCACTGAAGAAGGATCATTGATAAACTGTTCATACTTGTCTTGGATATAGCCCAGATTCGGTCCGTGATAATTGTTCCAAACGGATTCATTATAGGGTCCTTTGGCTGCCATGAATACATCCTCCTAACGGATGAACCCCACATGCGCCAGAAAAAGCACCAGCAGCTGGCAGGGCTGATATGATTGCGGTTTCATTTCTCCTCTATTGTGCTACTTTAACGTCTGCTAATCAATTCATACTTTGTGCTATTCCGTTCGCAAAATGGTATGATTCAGACCATAATTCATCCAGAACCACTATAAATCCCGAACGCTGATTGGTTCTCTGAAAAGTGGGTAAATAAGTCTATGTTTCCTTCTGGGAAAATAGGTTGAATAGCAAGCTATATTTAGGTCATAGCTCACAGTTTTCATATAGTTTAATCAAAATACTACAAAATGAATCGTTTGTTCTGAAAATATTCCTATAAAATATTTCCAACAATCGACACACTTTTTGTGCAGGGTACTATATAATGTTATTGCAGATAGCGTTTTCATACATTTATAAGCCAGATCCTTTCATGTAAAGGGTCCAGTAAAGGGTAAACCTGGACGAAAGACAGGGGCACAAAGTCTCGGATCTAAAGTAGAAATACTATGATGGCCGGACTGCCTGGGGACGCACAATCTTAGGAGGAGATTTCTTGGATAAGTCCAACCAGGGGAATGTCGGAGAATTGCAGACGGGTGATCTGGATCTGGAATGGGTGTACTTAATGATGGCAGCCAGAAAGGCCGGTCTCAAGGTGGAGGAAATCCGCCAGTTTCTGAGTGAAAGAGCTTTGCAGGCGATGTAAGCAGCGGAACATCCGGATGGTACATACAAAAAAAGGCACAGCGAAGGAGGCTGTGTCCTTTTTGTATGTCCGGGAGGGGGAACCTGCAGCAAATTAGTCCTTCTGCTCAAGCCGCCACTTCTGATAGTCCAGAAACTCCTTGAATTCCCGCTTGCTTATGCCTGAAGCCATAGCTTCCTGTACGAGACGGAACCATTCCCCATCAAGTGAAGCTTCCTGCACTTCTGCCGGTTCACCGTACAGCAGAACATGAATGGATACCTGGAGCGCATCAGCCATCTTCTCAATGAATTGGATGGAGGGGTTGGATTGAATATTTCTTTCCACATTGCTAAGGTATGATTTCGCCACGTCAGCCTTATCCGCAAGCTCGGATAAAGACAGACCCTTCTCCAAGCGGAGCTGATGAATGCGACTTCCTAAATGTTCCGGCACAGTTAAACGTCCCTCCGCACTTTTTGTTAACAGTATAGCAAATTTTCGCAAAACGGACAAAAATCACGCAAAAATAAGAAAAGCAGCATATTCTGACCCGCTGGTGCGGAATCAGGATGTGCTGCTTTTTTGGATACAATCTGCTATAGCTTAGTAGTTAACGGCTTTTGTCTGCTTGGCTTCGAAGTTCCAGGTCAGCTCCAGGCTGTCACCTTGGAAATAGTTCTGGTCCTGATTGTTGTCAACAAAGACAAAGCGGACTTCAAAGCTGTCGTCGGTACCGGCTTTGATACCTTCGGCTTCTCCGAACAGGAGGTTGAACAGGCTCTTGTCCTGAAGATCCGGATGGAGGTTTTTCAGTTCATCCAGTGTTTTTTCGTAGACGACAGTCTGCCCGACATTCGGAAGCCCTTTATCAAGATTGGTCAGGAATTGAACTTTGATAAATTTGGCCAGGTCATTATTGCCGTTATTTCCGCCTACATCCACAATTCTGGTGCTTGTATTCAGGAGGATGGAGCCGATATTGAGTGTACCGCTATTTTTCAGCTTGAATTTTTTGGTGATGGAGTCGCCCGGCTTCAGGTTGCTGATTGTAACTCCGACACTAGGATCGGTAGTCAGATCGAGAGTACCAGCTGCGAAAGTCTGCTGATGCTGGGCAGTATCGCTGAAGTAAGCGAACGTACCTCCGCCGATTAAAGACAAACCAAGAGCTGCTGATGCTACGCCAAGACCCAGTGTTTTTTTGATACCCATCATAAATTCCTCCTCGGATTGTATAAAATTTTTGGCCAAAATGTATATTGTATCTTCCGGTTCGTAACCGGAAGCGGACAATCAGACTTGTTACTGCGGTGAATCACTGACAGGGGGGGCAGGAGGAAGTGCGGCGTTCTTTTTTTCGAGTGCCATAAGCGCTTTCCAGGAGCTGTACAAGGCATAAGACAGAAGCAGCAGGCCCGGTACAATCATCAGCAGCACACTGCCGGCTTTGGAGACGGCAAAGTTCATCGCGTATCCGATATAGGGAACGGTGATGCCGGTGTATTCAGCGATGACGTTGGCGGATTGAACAGGTGCTGTATCCGCAGCGTCATTGTTATCCCCTTTTGTCCGGTATATGGCCTCACCGGTGGTACCATTGACAGTGGCCTCTACAATGCGGTGGGTAATCAGAATATTGTCTTCACTCATAAAAGTGATTACATCGCCTGCTTTGAAACGGTTCATATCACCGCCGGGCTTCAGGGCAACGATTGATCCGGTCTGAATATCCGGCTCCATCGAGCCTGAGAGCACTGTTTTAATCTCGTATCCGAAGAAGGCTGGCTCGCCGCCCGAAGCTTTGGACAGGACTACGGCAGCTACGAGTACGATAAATATCATCAGTACAAGGGTAGACAGAAGACTGCTGATTACTTTTTTGAACTTCATATTATTCTCCACCTTTAATATTTTGGGCTTCCGGAGGCTCTGTTGCGGCCGGGTCAGCTGAAGCCGGGTGTTCGGCAGGCGGTGCTTCCGGGCTTAAGGCTTCGGGCTCCGATTTTACCGGAGATGCCGGAGATGCTGTGTCAGGTTCCGAAGCTTCTGGTGTGCTCACCGGCTGCACAGGCTTTATGTCATCTGGAGCACCGGATTCACCGGGAGCATTTGTTGCAGCCGGATGATCATCAGTTGCTGCAGGAGCGTCTTCCTGCTTCGGTTGTTCTTTAGGGACAAGCTTTTCTTCTTCTGCCTTTTTCAGCGCCTCCTGCTCTTCAAGCTTCCGGGTCCGGGTCTGATTAATCATTTCCCGCTGCTGCTCAAGCCGGGCGATTTCGGAGGAGGTGCTGCTGAGTGCGCTGTTCAGTTCGTTATTGAAGCCTTCATATACGGAGGTTAGCTCATTGGAGATTTGGCCGTCCTGCTGAAAGGCAATCAGGAACGGTAAGGACTGCTGCGGCGCTTCGCCTAATGTGCCGGACTGTCCGTAAACTGCATCGGTAACCTGCCGTTGGGTGAAAAAGAGATCGTTATCACGGATCGACTTCAGATAGCGGATGATTCCGTTTAAAGAAGCGTTAAGTGATTCGGAAAGTACGCCGCTGTGAGCGATGCTGTCCTGCAGATCCGTCAGAATCTGGTCATCCTTTATTTCCAGGCAATTCGAATCGAGATTCAGCATGTAGCCTCCAATGACTGCGAGTGCTGATGCAACTGCATTCAGCTCGCGGATCAGCTCATTCCAGGTTTGGATATTATTATTCAGCTGCCCAGTGACCGCTCCTGCCTCACTATGAAGAGCAGATAGACGGCTGCCCAGTGCCTGCTCTGCGGCATCCAGCTCTTCCAGTGACATGGCTTCTATTCCGGAGATGTCCGCCGGGCTTCCCGCAAGGCTGTAGCCCTTCAGGGAATTCATTAGGGTAACGGCTTTGAGAATATGTGACTTGATCTCAGTAAGCTGCTGGACCACTGAGCTCGGGAAAACGGAACAGAAGGTCAGGGTTTCCGTTTTTTCCGTCGTATCGCTGAATCCGCCGTATGTGCTTCCGATCTGCTGAGAGGTATACAGCAGCAGAATAGAGACGGCAATCCCGGACTGAAGGGTGCGCAAGCCGAGCTTGCTGTTTTTCTTAGAGCGTTTTTTTGATGATCTGGGTAACAGAGGAATACCTCCCCGCAAAGTACCAAATTCGTTTGTTCGTTATTTTAGTTCGTTATAAAGAACATTTCTGTAATGAAATCATACATCCGTCGGATCAAAAAGAAAAACACCATTTTAGGCGTTTTGTTCTATATAACGAACAATTTTGTTGATTAATCTCTGCTTATCTCTTATTTACGCTTGTTTTAGAAATATATTCTTAATAAAGAACAAAGGTGTGAACAAAAAGGCATAAAAAACCGGCTGCACAGTCTGCAGGCCGGTTAACGGGTGAATCTATTGTTATAAAGATATAGCAGGCATAATTAAGGCAGTTTCTCACCGCGTGAGCTGATATACAGCTCGTACCATTCCTTACGGGTCAGCTCAAGCTGGTCTGCCCCCGCGCAGGCGGCAATCCGCTTAGGATTCACAGTGCCGATGACCGGCTGTATGGCCGCCGGATGGGTCATCAGCCAGGATAATACGATGGCTTCAGGGGTGGTGCTCTTCTGTTCGGCGAGCGAGCTGACCATTGCTGCTGTATTCACTACGCTCTCCGGCTGTCCTTCAAGGGAACGTCCGCTGAAGCTGCCCTGGGCGAGCGGGCCCCAGGCCTGCAGCTGGATATTCTCCATGCGGCAGTATTCTACCGTGCCTTCAGGAAAGGTAATGTCTTTCCACGGCTCACGGTTCACGCTGACCATCGCATCAAGCCAGCTGATCTTGGCCAGGCTCATATGAAGCTGGTTCACGATAAACGGCTCATCGCAATAATGCTGCAGCAGCCTGATCTGGGCGGCGCTCATATTGGAAACGCCGAAATGGCGGACTTTACCTGACTGTTTAAGCTGGTGCAATGCCTCGGCAATCTCCTCAGGATCCATCAGCGGGTCGGGCCGGTGCAGCAGCAGAATATCAAGATAGTCTGTACCGAGACGGGATAATGTGCCATCAACACTCTTCAGGATATGCTCCCCGGAGATATCAAAGGTATTGCTGGTATCTCCCGGTTCAATTAGCCTGATGCCGCATTTGGACTGGATAATCATTTCCTCACGCAGTCCCGGCCGGTCCTTGAAGATTTGTCCGAATACCTTCTCCGCTTTACCGCGGGTGTAGATATCGGCATGAT contains these protein-coding regions:
- a CDS encoding helix-turn-helix domain-containing protein → MPEHLGSRIHQLRLEKGLSLSELADKADVAKSYLSNVERNIQSNPSIQFIEKMADALQVSIHVLLYGEPAEVQEASLDGEWFRLVQEAMASGISKREFKEFLDYQKWRLEQKD
- a CDS encoding signal peptidase I, producing MKFKKVISSLLSTLVLMIFIVLVAAVVLSKASGGEPAFFGYEIKTVLSGSMEPDIQTGSIVALKPGGDMNRFKAGDVITFMSEDNILITHRIVEATVNGTTGEAIYRTKGDNNDAADTAPVQSANVIAEYTGITVPYIGYAMNFAVSKAGSVLLMIVPGLLLLSYALYSSWKALMALEKKNAALPPAPPVSDSPQ
- a CDS encoding anti-repressor SinI family protein yields the protein MDKSNQGNVGELQTGDLDLEWVYLMMAARKAGLKVEEIRQFLSERALQAM
- a CDS encoding aldo/keto reductase, translated to MKTLPLNVRGIPASRIALGCMGLGGGWDHEPLTADNIRQGHEAVEAALSIGINFFDHADIYTRGKAEKVFGQIFKDRPGLREEMIIQSKCGIRLIEPGDTSNTFDISGEHILKSVDGTLSRLGTDYLDILLLHRPDPLMDPEEIAEALHQLKQSGKVRHFGVSNMSAAQIRLLQHYCDEPFIVNQLHMSLAKISWLDAMVSVNREPWKDITFPEGTVEYCRMENIQLQAWGPLAQGSFSGRSLEGQPESVVNTAAMVSSLAEQKSTTPEAIVLSWLMTHPAAIQPVIGTVNPKRIAACAGADQLELTRKEWYELYISSRGEKLP
- a CDS encoding TasA family protein, whose protein sequence is MGIKKTLGLGVASAALGLSLIGGGTFAYFSDTAQHQQTFAAGTLDLTTDPSVGVTISNLKPGDSITKKFKLKNSGTLNIGSILLNTSTRIVDVGGNNGNNDLAKFIKVQFLTNLDKGLPNVGQTVVYEKTLDELKNLHPDLQDKSLFNLLFGEAEGIKAGTDDSFEVRFVFVDNNQDQNYFQGDSLELTWNFEAKQTKAVNY
- a CDS encoding 2-oxoglutarate dehydrogenase E1 component — protein: MAAKGPYNESVWNNYHGPNLGYIQDKYEQFINDPSSVEPNYRDLFAASGPPPMAPLPEQAPLPAVTGDAEWLKKAVRASKLIANIRIHGHRAANIDPLDRGENPMAQWLDFRTYDLTREDLMAMPASLIWENAPSDVKTAWDAVQRMLQAYTQTTAYEFGHVHDEKELRWLNSQAESLSSPAPLNNNERKELLQRLIQVEQFETFLHKTFVGQKRFSLEGNDALVPMLDEIVRAAAHDGAEHILMGMAHRGRLNVLAHILGKPYDIIFSEFHHSPNKELFPSEGSMGINYGWTGDVKYHLGADRAVRQGETVRTRITLANNPSHLEFVNPVVEGFTRAAQEDRSTPGLPKLDTSKAMAVLMHGDAAFPGEGIVAETLNIGKLKGYQNGGTVHIIVNNRIGFTTESEDSRSTHYASDLAKGYEIPIVHVNADDPEACISAVRLASAYRNLFKKDFVIDLIGYRRHGHNEMDDPETTQPVVYGKVRNHPTVYRLYAQRLQDEKILTAEEVQRMSTESEGVLQAAFESMKEAKHKNGGARTSVVLEAESKAQRPTAVPLSTLKEINQDLLTAPAGFKVYPKLERILQRRKDALEDGERVDWALAETLAFASILKDGTPIRLSGQDSQRGTFAHRHLVLHDSETGALHSPLHQLRSSNASFGVYNSPLSEASVLGYEYGYNVFAPETFVIWEAQYGDFANAAQVIIDQFISAGRAKWTQRSNLAILLPHGYEGQGPEHSSARLERYLQLSAEENWTVANLSSASQYFHLLRRQAAMCGQPDARPLVIMAPKSLIRNTRSTSPGAELASGSFQAVLPEPLLGSKPAEVKRLVVCSGKVAIDLQTELEAAGGRDYSWLHILRLEQLYPFPQAELAAHLNSLTSLEEIVWVQEEPKNMGGWSFAEPRLRDISPQQVNVRYIGRPERSSPASGYADVHTFEQRRIVTEALKSNSQVQAPVPSS